In a genomic window of Bacteroidales bacterium:
- a CDS encoding PAS domain S-box protein, protein MKKKDNSRSDFAILGTKRLRTENAKLRSEVDRLSKINSRYKQIISNISNSVIAIDMSGDIVDVSSTRRDSHTGHEKMIGNSFWDKYEELNLTEDMIPHPENEEKMTLLYNAAQQKSRKLHQITQNNKTSTQRCIDYFMIKDNNEELICIVTKNITSEIQQNCACLQENNIRKPDTVHEKYTSANKELEKQIAEKNKAISDLKENRMIFTAFFEQSREGILLLDKTGKIQRCNKNAETFLSLNKKQCIGKYLWDIAQTTLANPRQYDDYKDHYKIMIEDIIKSKKNDIFHEEYNFRITHSGTPRYIHTILFPVVVDEEKYIGAILQDKTEIYFYQQEVKDYNEELEALVRKKSQALYENEQKLRTLSDNFPNGFIFRFEKNTETSEIKFTYLSKGFTKITGLDRESVMKDPYILFERMPPDSLNKLAEIDNIKSIDFISTAFLGENNREHNWYHVSGITHPQNNHILVNDGFVMDVTEQMAYREALEFSEHRLKTIVSKLQDMVLVMDANGIISYVTPSCRSIIGYETDDIINQSIFKYIHPEDNQTVNQYINYVQTCNELPECRYRFYKSNGEIAEVKAAIVNMLYDPYVNGLVVTHTDITKQVETQRRMERSLLRHRLLNNILIPLQRTEVIDPVIQNAINQFGKFLNIACISVYEFADDLKIMKCLFDWSENDISIVSKTFMIEDGIISEEVTIDRFWENEIIHITNFNRVSKDVVLLLKRRKIESTLLIPLFVDGGIFGMVSFSVCGKREWKHDEESLFLSFSQILSSALQKQKAAASELAAQRYIARNLERQELLNRILTPLQKAKNMGQNIQKALGEIGRYTNVSRVSVHEISNDMMYWTYSYEWCNTGIEPQIDKFKRHSYDTYRFLFQSLKSGQSFCVYDVEKASPPLNETLMVQGICSILFIPLYMDGILKGCISISECSFKRQWTDDEISLLKGFAQILSNSLQKLKTEISKENALMSMITVLDNTPLHIYVTDVVNNELLFANQRVRKTIHNSIVHSSINDIYGEIPEELQNDRSHDVVAYEHYNPGNNIWLQQNALNFQWIDGRMAHIVTGIDITQRKKMELDLIEAKNKAEESDRLKSAFLANMSHEIRTPMNAIIGFSQLIVEEHSSEEGKQYSGIIKDNCDLLLKLIDDIIELSKIDSNQVDISLTFCDLNIFLDELDVFYKEELQIRKKNEVKFICHKTPQLPVILTDTIILRQILDNLLDNAIKFIDKGHIKVTCDIPDDGYIHFTVSDTGIGIPENKQGIIFERFRQAKDNNIRNLSGTGLGLSISKSLVRLLGGDIHFDSKEGEGTSFHFTVQHQSVE, encoded by the coding sequence ATGAAGAAAAAGGATAACAGTAGATCCGATTTTGCAATATTGGGTACCAAAAGACTTCGAACAGAAAACGCTAAATTACGAAGCGAGGTAGACAGATTATCCAAAATCAATTCAAGATACAAACAAATCATTTCAAACATTTCGAACAGTGTTATAGCTATTGATATGTCTGGAGATATTGTAGACGTTAGTTCGACCAGACGTGATTCTCATACCGGACATGAAAAAATGATCGGAAATTCATTCTGGGATAAATATGAAGAGTTAAATCTTACGGAAGATATGATCCCACATCCGGAAAACGAGGAGAAAATGACCTTATTATATAATGCAGCCCAACAAAAAAGCCGCAAGCTTCACCAAATCACTCAAAATAACAAGACATCTACACAAAGGTGTATTGATTATTTTATGATAAAAGACAACAATGAAGAACTCATTTGTATCGTAACAAAAAATATCACTTCAGAAATACAGCAAAATTGTGCCTGTCTGCAGGAAAATAATATCCGGAAACCGGATACAGTGCATGAAAAATATACCTCTGCAAATAAAGAATTAGAAAAACAAATAGCAGAAAAAAATAAGGCCATTAGTGATTTAAAAGAAAACAGGATGATCTTCACAGCTTTCTTTGAACAATCCCGCGAAGGCATTTTGCTTCTTGATAAAACAGGAAAGATTCAACGATGTAATAAAAATGCAGAGACATTTCTTTCCTTGAACAAGAAACAATGCATCGGAAAATATCTTTGGGATATAGCACAAACAACATTGGCTAATCCCAGGCAATATGATGATTATAAGGATCATTACAAAATAATGATAGAAGATATTATTAAAAGTAAAAAAAATGATATTTTCCATGAAGAATATAATTTCCGGATCACACATTCCGGGACGCCCCGTTATATCCATACAATCCTTTTCCCGGTTGTTGTGGATGAAGAAAAATATATAGGCGCAATATTACAGGACAAGACGGAAATATATTTTTATCAACAGGAAGTAAAGGATTATAATGAAGAATTGGAAGCACTGGTCCGTAAAAAATCCCAGGCCTTATATGAAAATGAACAAAAACTACGGACGCTTAGTGATAATTTCCCTAATGGATTCATATTCCGTTTCGAAAAAAATACAGAAACATCAGAAATAAAATTTACCTACCTCAGTAAAGGATTTACAAAAATAACAGGCTTGGATCGGGAAAGTGTAATGAAAGATCCCTACATCTTATTTGAGCGGATGCCCCCGGATAGCTTGAACAAATTAGCTGAAATAGATAATATCAAATCAATTGATTTTATTTCAACTGCATTCCTTGGCGAAAATAACCGGGAACATAACTGGTATCATGTATCCGGCATTACACATCCCCAAAACAACCACATATTGGTCAACGACGGATTTGTTATGGATGTTACGGAGCAGATGGCATATCGCGAGGCATTAGAATTCAGCGAACATCGCTTAAAAACCATTGTCAGCAAACTTCAGGATATGGTTCTTGTCATGGATGCAAACGGTATCATTTCGTATGTTACACCTTCCTGCCGCAGCATAATCGGGTATGAAACGGATGATATCATTAATCAATCCATTTTTAAATATATACATCCGGAAGACAATCAAACGGTCAACCAATACATTAACTATGTACAAACATGTAATGAATTACCCGAATGTAGATACCGGTTTTATAAATCCAATGGCGAAATTGCCGAAGTAAAAGCCGCTATTGTTAACATGCTGTATGATCCTTATGTAAACGGACTGGTGGTTACCCATACCGATATTACTAAGCAAGTAGAAACTCAAAGACGTATGGAAAGAAGCCTGTTACGCCATCGCCTGTTAAATAACATATTAATACCCCTACAAAGGACTGAAGTGATTGACCCTGTGATACAAAATGCAATCAATCAATTCGGAAAATTTCTGAATATAGCCTGTATATCAGTATATGAGTTCGCTGATGATCTGAAAATCATGAAATGCCTGTTTGACTGGAGTGAAAATGATATATCTATTGTATCAAAAACATTCATGATTGAAGATGGAATCATATCCGAGGAAGTGACCATAGATCGTTTCTGGGAAAATGAGATCATCCACATCACTAATTTTAACCGGGTCAGTAAAGATGTAGTACTCCTCTTAAAAAGACGGAAGATCGAATCAACATTATTGATCCCATTATTTGTAGATGGGGGTATTTTCGGAATGGTTTCTTTTTCTGTTTGCGGAAAACGGGAATGGAAACATGACGAGGAAAGCCTTTTCCTTAGTTTCTCCCAAATATTGTCAAGCGCCCTTCAAAAGCAGAAAGCCGCAGCTTCTGAACTGGCTGCTCAACGCTATATTGCCCGGAACCTGGAACGACAGGAATTATTAAACAGGATTTTGACTCCTCTTCAGAAAGCAAAAAATATGGGTCAGAATATCCAGAAAGCATTAGGTGAGATCGGTCGTTATACCAATGTGAGCAGAGTATCAGTGCATGAAATAAGCAATGATATGATGTATTGGACCTACAGCTATGAGTGGTGCAATACAGGTATTGAACCTCAAATCGACAAATTTAAACGCCATTCATATGATACATACCGCTTTCTATTCCAATCACTGAAATCCGGACAATCTTTTTGCGTGTACGATGTAGAGAAGGCATCTCCTCCACTCAATGAAACACTAATGGTACAGGGGATCTGTTCTATCCTTTTCATACCCTTGTATATGGACGGTATCCTGAAAGGATGTATCAGCATCAGTGAATGCAGCTTTAAACGGCAATGGACGGATGATGAAATATCTCTTCTTAAAGGATTTGCACAAATATTGTCCAACTCCCTGCAGAAATTAAAAACCGAAATAAGCAAAGAAAATGCCCTTATGTCAATGATTACGGTTTTAGACAATACACCCCTGCATATCTATGTAACGGATGTCGTCAATAATGAATTATTGTTTGCCAACCAGAGAGTAAGAAAGACCATACACAACAGCATTGTTCATTCTTCCATCAATGATATTTATGGAGAAATTCCTGAAGAATTACAAAACGACAGGTCACACGATGTGGTGGCTTATGAACACTACAATCCGGGTAACAATATCTGGTTGCAGCAAAATGCCCTGAATTTTCAATGGATTGATGGGCGAATGGCCCATATCGTTACAGGAATCGATATTACCCAGCGGAAAAAAATGGAATTGGACTTAATAGAAGCAAAAAATAAAGCCGAAGAATCAGACAGGTTAAAATCTGCATTCCTGGCCAATATGTCGCATGAGATCCGTACACCCATGAATGCGATCATTGGTTTTTCCCAGTTAATTGTAGAAGAACATAGCTCCGAAGAAGGCAAGCAATACTCAGGTATCATTAAAGATAATTGTGATTTACTGCTCAAATTGATTGACGATATCATTGAATTATCAAAAATCGACTCGAATCAGGTGGATATTTCTTTAACATTTTGTGATTTGAACATTTTTCTAGATGAACTTGACGTTTTCTATAAAGAAGAATTACAAATCAGAAAAAAAAATGAGGTGAAGTTCATCTGCCACAAAACACCACAACTACCTGTCATTCTAACAGATACAATAATTTTGCGGCAAATCCTGGATAATTTACTGGATAATGCCATTAAATTTATTGATAAAGGACACATTAAAGTAACATGTGATATTCCCGATGACGGGTACATCCATTTTACAGTTTCGGATACCGGTATCGGTATCCCAGAAAACAAACAAGGGATCATTTTCGAACGTTTCCGGCAGGCGAAAGACAACAATATCCGGAACCTTTCCGGAACCGGATTAGGATTATCCATTTCTAAAAGTCTGGTACGACTGCTTGGTGGTGATATCCATTTCGATTCGAAGGAAGGAGAAGGGACATCTTTTCATTTTACCGTTCAACATCAATCTGTTGAATAA
- a CDS encoding DUF4959 domain-containing protein yields MTRYIILFITACLWLYSCKEDDLNTPKGSTEVPKQVTVTGVRDISGASVIYYDRPNDKHLKYVKAVWTTDDGIEYDATASFYTDSILVDGFGAEGTYNVKLYSISDGGTYSEPVEATVNPARPPYLVAYDEMNILPYFLGVRVVSENETMAKLTFRTFKKDTVMNEYVEVGTDYLISPNIQFYNKGHAADTLQHFGVQVRDRWGHWSPMKEASVKPWFEMELPKNKFAEVALCNLDGDGSFVPDQTGQLLPSNFWGHKMHTWSGSTTGVRYLWDGSHTSGACYHTKPLAPFPQHVTIDLGAQYMLSRLLIWPRNDAANKFRNGHPQIVRVFASTYNGSDPTELVDDINDPTAWLDLGIFYISRADGSFEPYPGNNDRSAEDDALIEAGHEMALDATDGKVRYIRIQVLKCFSTNTIANAVMMAEISVFGSDK; encoded by the coding sequence ATGACACGATATATTATTCTATTTATTACAGCCTGTTTATGGCTTTATTCTTGTAAAGAAGATGATTTAAACACTCCTAAGGGGAGTACCGAAGTTCCGAAACAGGTAACGGTTACCGGGGTCAGGGATATCAGCGGGGCTTCCGTTATTTATTACGACCGCCCGAACGACAAGCATCTGAAGTATGTAAAAGCTGTATGGACCACCGATGACGGCATCGAATACGATGCCACAGCCTCGTTCTATACCGACTCTATCCTGGTGGACGGTTTTGGCGCCGAAGGTACATATAATGTAAAACTGTATTCCATCAGCGACGGCGGAACCTATTCCGAACCGGTAGAGGCGACCGTCAATCCGGCTCGTCCTCCATACCTGGTTGCATATGATGAAATGAATATCCTGCCTTACTTTTTAGGTGTCCGTGTTGTTTCTGAAAATGAAACGATGGCGAAACTTACTTTCCGTACCTTTAAAAAAGATACCGTAATGAACGAATATGTCGAAGTAGGTACCGATTATTTGATAAGTCCGAATATACAATTCTATAACAAAGGGCATGCGGCAGATACACTACAACATTTTGGCGTACAGGTCCGCGACCGCTGGGGACACTGGTCCCCGATGAAAGAGGCCTCGGTTAAACCCTGGTTTGAAATGGAATTACCCAAGAATAAATTTGCAGAAGTAGCGTTGTGCAACCTGGATGGTGATGGTTCTTTTGTACCTGACCAGACTGGCCAATTACTACCTTCAAATTTCTGGGGGCATAAGATGCATACCTGGAGCGGTTCCACCACCGGAGTCAGATATTTATGGGATGGAAGCCACACATCAGGAGCATGCTATCATACCAAGCCCCTGGCCCCATTCCCGCAGCATGTGACCATTGATCTCGGAGCCCAGTATATGCTGAGCCGTTTACTGATATGGCCCAGGAATGACGCTGCCAATAAGTTCCGTAACGGGCATCCGCAGATTGTACGCGTATTCGCATCTACATATAATGGTAGTGATCCTACTGAACTGGTGGATGATATCAATGATCCCACCGCCTGGCTGGATCTGGGTATCTTCTACATTTCCCGCGCCGACGGCTCATTCGAGCCGTATCCCGGAAATAACGACCGTTCTGCTGAAGATGATGCATTGATAGAAGCAGGGCATGAAATGGCATTGGATGCTACGGACGGAAAAGTCAGGTATATACGCATCCAGGTTTTGAAATGCTTCTCTACCAATACAATAGCCAATGCAGTTATGATGGCTGAAATAAGTGTTTTCGGTTCAGATAAATAA
- a CDS encoding DUF4998 domain-containing protein: MNNIRYLFLFLIVLAGACSPIDDNYKDFVDDGPITYLAKLDEAELIAIGERNRVRFMWPKLEDPRGVKAEIYWSNKQGHHTQPFDPSVATDFYINDLAEASYIFEVYILDDEGNTSVPTSVTATVYGSVWESYLNNRNIIKNDQIGADRKIVYRENADQTVLYTDFEWKQDGNAFFVQINSSDTVGYLNDFKASSFRYRTSYIPEEGGTDIFQSPWQYFVMNATEAEIDAGFDKPTNSFTLPVPNDGYWTGYEFRWVDITTGEEKSQSTTSNTITLTDYNALVVNCLRLYQFDDVSVSTTMQEYTTARYFDMDRTNWYADPETDKETGNPIATVNYKSSVNDKNKSPYLSHLLPYNNAALSNTSGDGTNSPSAHFDSDSRTYLSMVKGIGTDATDGATHSNGGVSITEPNEKPWFIIRLDPTTPQQFNYFSMRYRENGGNGAGLKPQGVTFFGSNDDDCITDESKWTQINAEPIVPTSSTADSTQPTDKGVFAPGANMESGNVPLPVTSTYKYVKVRYDLWTSASNTMQIADFKLGYYY, from the coding sequence ATGAATAATATCAGATATTTATTCTTATTCCTGATCGTTCTTGCAGGTGCCTGTTCGCCTATAGACGATAATTATAAAGATTTTGTAGACGATGGACCGATCACTTATCTTGCCAAACTGGATGAAGCTGAGTTAATAGCCATTGGCGAACGTAACCGTGTCCGTTTTATGTGGCCTAAATTAGAAGACCCACGTGGTGTTAAGGCTGAAATATACTGGTCGAATAAACAAGGACACCACACGCAACCATTTGATCCTTCTGTAGCAACAGATTTCTATATTAATGATCTGGCTGAAGCTTCTTATATTTTTGAAGTATATATTCTGGACGATGAAGGTAATACTTCTGTTCCTACTTCGGTAACTGCGACAGTGTACGGTTCCGTATGGGAATCATACCTGAATAACCGGAATATTATCAAAAATGACCAGATTGGCGCAGACCGGAAGATCGTATACAGGGAAAATGCCGACCAGACTGTCTTATATACGGATTTTGAGTGGAAACAGGACGGCAATGCTTTTTTCGTACAAATCAATTCTTCTGATACTGTAGGTTACCTGAATGATTTCAAAGCAAGCTCGTTCCGTTACCGTACTTCTTATATTCCAGAAGAAGGCGGCACTGACATTTTTCAGTCCCCCTGGCAGTATTTTGTAATGAATGCAACGGAAGCGGAAATAGATGCCGGATTTGATAAACCGACCAATAGTTTTACTTTGCCTGTACCAAATGATGGCTATTGGACCGGTTATGAATTCCGGTGGGTTGATATCACAACAGGTGAAGAAAAATCGCAATCCACTACCTCCAATACGATTACATTAACAGACTATAATGCGCTTGTAGTCAATTGTCTCAGATTATATCAATTTGATGATGTTTCGGTATCAACTACCATGCAGGAATATACAACAGCAAGGTATTTTGATATGGATAGAACCAATTGGTATGCAGATCCGGAAACAGATAAGGAAACCGGAAATCCTATAGCGACTGTGAATTATAAATCATCGGTAAATGACAAGAATAAGTCTCCGTATTTGTCACATCTTTTACCATACAATAACGCTGCACTCAGTAATACTTCCGGTGATGGGACCAACAGCCCAAGTGCTCATTTTGACAGTGACAGCCGCACATATCTGTCGATGGTAAAAGGTATCGGTACTGATGCTACCGATGGTGCCACACATAGTAATGGTGGAGTCAGCATTACTGAACCCAATGAAAAGCCATGGTTCATTATCCGTTTGGATCCGACTACACCTCAGCAATTTAATTATTTCAGTATGCGTTACAGAGAAAACGGAGGCAACGGAGCTGGTCTGAAACCACAGGGTGTAACTTTCTTTGGTAGTAATGATGATGATTGTATTACAGATGAAAGCAAATGGACGCAGATCAATGCCGAACCGATTGTACCTACAAGCTCAACGGCCGATTCCACTCAACCGACTGATAAAGGCGTATTTGCTCCCGGAGCTAATATGGAAAGCGGAAATGTACCACTTCCTGTAACATCTACCTACAAATATGTCAAAGTAAGGTATGATTTATGGACTTCAGCCAGTAATACCATGCAGATAGCTGATTTCAAGCTGGGCTATTATTATTAA
- a CDS encoding hydrolase gives MRIDKEKSIGLIVDVQERLIPVIHDHEKIIRNIQILVRGLKILGVPLLWMEQYRKGLGETVESLRKLLDPVHPIEKVCFSCCDHPAFMENLALNNKQYVIMAGVESHICVMQTAIDLIYSGYTPVIIEDCISSRTPENRRIGIKRMRDEGAVTGSVESILFELCREAGTDTFKEISKLVK, from the coding sequence ATGAGGATTGATAAAGAAAAAAGTATCGGATTGATCGTTGATGTTCAGGAGCGTTTGATTCCGGTGATACATGATCATGAGAAAATAATCCGGAACATACAGATTCTGGTACGTGGTTTGAAGATTTTGGGAGTACCATTGTTGTGGATGGAACAATATCGAAAGGGGTTGGGTGAAACAGTCGAATCTTTGCGAAAATTACTGGATCCGGTACATCCTATCGAAAAGGTATGTTTCAGTTGCTGTGATCATCCTGCTTTTATGGAAAATTTAGCATTGAATAATAAGCAGTATGTGATCATGGCTGGTGTGGAGTCACATATTTGTGTGATGCAGACGGCTATTGACCTGATATATTCAGGTTATACACCTGTAATTATCGAGGACTGTATATCGTCCCGTACTCCGGAGAACAGACGTATCGGGATCAAACGCATGCGTGATGAAGGTGCGGTAACCGGCAGCGTTGAATCTATCCTTTTTGAATTGTGCCGGGAAGCGGGGACCGATACATTTAAAGAAATATCAAAACTGGTGAAATAA
- a CDS encoding RagB/SusD family nutrient uptake outer membrane protein: MKKIKHIIIILSVCMASACDYLDIVPDMIATIEDNAFSMRSQAEKFFFTCYSYLPAVGGYDGDPTLLGGDEIWLATEYTAANNAKYLALGNQRSNNPYFDFWRTSDNLGGKPLYRGISDCNIFLANIGRVPDMTEDERNRWIAEVEVIKTWLHFFLIRMYGPIPIKDVNLDVQDDTETTHVFRNTMDECVEYCISKIDATINRNHLMVTVQDQATELGRITRGVALMMKAKMLVTFASPLYNGNTDYIGLKDKRGIEIFNPNKTEEERRELWVRAAQACKDAIDFYHNPDIGIDKLYRYTGTQFGNISEQTRLKLSIRGSFVERWNEEVLWADSRNWPQAYQLQAYPRDFNATNASGQTSNRNNYAVPLKIVNQFYTKNGVPITEDKTWNYNERFTPRVAGLDQLYYLQTGERTAGMFFDREPRLYASVGFDRGIWFGQGNTSETGQAPHARAGEYTQNQIGHSWNMTGMWPKKQLHWLTVCSASTTVTYTLYPFPAFRLPELYLMYAEALNEAYNTQDARNEAISYIDIVRDRAGLKGVAESWNNYSNDPGKYTRQAGLRDIIQQETLIEFVFEGHRFWDIRRWKTAMSEYNKPITGWNLTASDPVEYFSETWIYTRKFTPKDYFWPIHDGEILRNSNTLQNYGW; the protein is encoded by the coding sequence ATGAAAAAAATAAAACATATCATTATCATTTTATCGGTTTGTATGGCTTCGGCGTGCGACTACCTCGATATCGTACCCGATATGATCGCCACCATTGAGGATAACGCATTTTCAATGCGTTCGCAGGCTGAAAAGTTCTTTTTTACCTGCTATTCATATTTGCCGGCTGTCGGGGGATACGACGGAGACCCTACATTGCTGGGCGGCGATGAAATCTGGTTGGCTACCGAATATACAGCGGCCAACAATGCCAAATACCTTGCTTTAGGTAATCAAAGGTCCAATAATCCGTACTTTGATTTTTGGCGGACATCAGATAATTTGGGTGGAAAACCACTCTACCGTGGTATCAGCGATTGTAATATCTTTCTTGCCAATATCGGGCGTGTTCCCGATATGACCGAAGATGAACGAAATCGTTGGATAGCTGAAGTTGAAGTAATCAAAACCTGGTTGCATTTTTTTCTGATCAGGATGTACGGGCCTATTCCTATTAAGGATGTGAACCTGGATGTACAGGATGACACTGAGACTACCCATGTATTTCGTAATACCATGGACGAATGTGTGGAATATTGCATCAGTAAAATTGACGCTACTATCAATCGTAACCACCTGATGGTCACAGTTCAGGATCAGGCAACCGAGTTAGGGCGGATCACCAGGGGGGTAGCGCTGATGATGAAAGCCAAAATGCTGGTGACTTTTGCAAGCCCTTTGTACAATGGTAATACGGATTATATCGGCCTGAAGGATAAACGGGGTATCGAGATCTTCAATCCCAATAAAACCGAAGAAGAAAGAAGGGAATTATGGGTACGCGCCGCACAGGCTTGTAAGGATGCCATTGATTTCTATCATAATCCCGATATAGGGATCGATAAGCTGTACCGTTATACCGGTACCCAATTTGGTAATATTTCCGAACAGACGAGGCTTAAGCTCAGTATCAGGGGATCATTTGTGGAAAGGTGGAACGAGGAAGTACTCTGGGCCGATTCCCGTAACTGGCCACAGGCATACCAGTTACAGGCATATCCCAGGGATTTTAATGCGACCAATGCCAGCGGACAGACCTCCAACCGGAACAATTATGCCGTACCATTGAAGATCGTAAATCAATTTTATACCAAGAACGGTGTGCCGATCACCGAAGACAAAACGTGGAATTATAACGAACGTTTCACACCCCGTGTCGCCGGTCTCGACCAATTGTATTACCTGCAGACAGGCGAACGGACAGCCGGAATGTTTTTCGACCGTGAACCCCGTTTGTATGCCAGTGTTGGTTTCGACCGCGGCATCTGGTTCGGTCAGGGCAACACCAGTGAAACAGGGCAGGCGCCCCATGCCCGTGCCGGTGAATATACCCAAAATCAAATCGGGCATTCATGGAATATGACCGGTATGTGGCCTAAAAAACAACTTCACTGGCTGACCGTATGTTCCGCATCTACCACGGTAACCTATACCCTGTATCCGTTTCCGGCCTTTCGTTTGCCTGAACTTTATCTGATGTATGCCGAAGCGCTTAACGAAGCATATAATACACAGGATGCAAGGAATGAGGCCATTAGTTATATCGATATAGTAAGGGATCGAGCCGGTCTGAAAGGAGTAGCCGAGTCATGGAACAATTATTCCAATGATCCCGGAAAATATACGCGCCAAGCCGGCCTCAGGGATATTATCCAACAGGAAACATTGATCGAATTTGTATTTGAAGGACACCGTTTCTGGGATATCCGTCGCTGGAAAACAGCTATGAGCGAATACAATAAACCGATTACCGGTTGGAACCTGACCGCATCAGACCCTGTGGAATATTTTTCCGAAACATGGATATATACCCGTAAATTTACCCCTAAGGATTATTTCTGGCCGATACATGACGGAGAAATTCTGCGAAACAGTAATACACTTCAAAATTACGGTTGGTAA